The genomic window ATTTATGATCAGAAGTTGTGCCTGTGATGACCCAAAAACTTTCGGAGACTCCTCTTTGTGTTAAACTAATTCCATTGGCAGCAGGAACTCCTAAAGAAGAGGAAATTCCGGGAACAATAGCGGTAGCTATACCAAATTGTTGTGCGTATTCTATTTCTTCACTACCACGACCAAAAACAAATGGATCCCCACCTTTTAGCCGAACTACATGACCATAACGTTGCGCCATCGAAACAATCAGTTCGTTAATTTGATCTTGGGTATAAGCATGACAACCAATTCTTTTTCCTACGAAAAGCACTTCTGCATTTGGATTAGCATATTGTAATAATTCTTCATTGATAAGCGCATCATACAGAATTACATCGGCATTTTCTATCGCTTTTATAGCTTTCAAAGTGATTAATTCTACATCACCTGGTCCAGCACCTACAATGGTTAGTTTTGGATTATTGTGTGTCATGATTCTGTTTTTTTTAGTTGATGTTGCACTCTTCATATAAACTTAATTTTTAAATTAAGTATAAATACGTAGTGCAAATATATGAAATATAAGTATTTTGAGAGCTAAAATAGTGGATTTTTTTAAATCAATTTATATTTTATTTCCAATCAGGGCATTCATTTTTAAATAAAAGACACATTGAATGCAAAAACATACCGCAGATTCGCAGATTTTCACAGCATAAATCA from Flavobacterium eburneipallidum includes these protein-coding regions:
- the cobA gene encoding uroporphyrinogen-III C-methyltransferase: MKSATSTKKNRIMTHNNPKLTIVGAGPGDVELITLKAIKAIENADVILYDALINEELLQYANPNAEVLFVGKRIGCHAYTQDQINELIVSMAQRYGHVVRLKGGDPFVFGRGSEEIEYAQQFGIATAIVPGISSSLGVPAANGISLTQRGVSESFWVITGTTSDHKLSKDVTLASQSSATVVILMGMNKLEEIIAIYQSNRTDDLPVAIIQNGTKSTEKKVFGNISTIASLVAKQQLSSPAIIVIGEVVKNTLNFSPFITEENVSEDEFVFQNLDLIERLQ